A portion of the Kribbella jejuensis genome contains these proteins:
- the murJ gene encoding murein biosynthesis integral membrane protein MurJ, giving the protein MADRTLRSAGVMAAGTVLSRLLGFIRIALLAAAIGTALRGDIFTAANTIPNSLYILLAGGVFNTVLVPQLVRAIKNHDDGGQDFTNRVLTFGFVVLAVVTVGCVLLAPAIAELYLPPELHEPDRASERASMVMFVRLCLPQIFFYGAFVLVGQVLNARRRFGPMMWAPIANNIVACASIVIFLLIYRTGDTPPTYSHGEELLLGLGHTLGIAVQLLVLLPYLRASGHRYRVKFGLRGTGLGHTARLGLWTVLFVAVNQVTLVVVTQLAIAGSASEDPGAKAGLFAYSTAMLIILVPHGIVTVSLATAALPQMSALAADGDTAEVGRMSARSIRQTLAIVVPAAAAMIAFAYPIVSLIAGYGSGKNNLTLMSYTLMTLALGIVPFTIQYFQLRTFYAFEDTRTPFFLQCVIAATNIAAAVIGVRVLLDQAHLRFSGVMLGAAYALAYLVAVLLSRPVLRRKVPRVPGAGIGLPLLAMVIAAVAGAGSGKIVLWILSLAIDWSGPLGAILELAVAAVVMLPVYAAVSRVLRIHEVNDVVSMVTSKLPIRR; this is encoded by the coding sequence ATGGCTGACCGCACCCTGCGATCCGCGGGGGTGATGGCAGCCGGAACGGTGCTGTCCCGCCTGCTCGGATTCATCCGGATCGCCCTGCTCGCGGCGGCCATCGGCACCGCGCTGCGCGGCGACATCTTCACCGCCGCGAACACCATCCCGAACAGCCTGTACATCCTGCTGGCCGGCGGGGTGTTCAACACCGTGCTGGTCCCGCAACTGGTCCGGGCGATCAAGAACCACGACGACGGCGGACAGGACTTCACCAACCGGGTGCTCACCTTCGGCTTCGTCGTGCTCGCCGTGGTCACGGTCGGCTGCGTGCTGCTGGCGCCGGCGATCGCCGAGCTGTATCTGCCGCCGGAGCTGCACGAGCCGGACCGGGCTTCCGAGCGGGCGTCGATGGTGATGTTCGTCCGGCTCTGCCTGCCGCAGATCTTCTTCTACGGCGCGTTCGTCCTGGTCGGCCAGGTGCTGAACGCGCGCCGCCGGTTCGGCCCGATGATGTGGGCGCCGATCGCGAACAACATCGTGGCGTGCGCGTCGATCGTGATCTTCCTGCTGATCTACCGGACCGGTGACACGCCGCCGACGTACAGCCACGGCGAGGAACTGCTGCTCGGGCTCGGGCACACGCTCGGGATCGCCGTCCAGCTGCTGGTGCTGCTGCCGTACCTGCGCGCCAGTGGCCACCGGTACCGGGTGAAGTTCGGACTCCGCGGGACCGGTCTGGGCCACACCGCGCGGCTGGGCCTCTGGACGGTGCTGTTCGTCGCGGTCAACCAGGTCACGCTGGTCGTGGTGACGCAGCTCGCGATCGCCGGTAGCGCCTCGGAGGACCCAGGGGCTAAGGCCGGTCTGTTCGCGTACAGCACCGCGATGCTGATCATCCTTGTACCGCACGGCATCGTCACGGTGTCGCTGGCCACAGCCGCGCTGCCGCAGATGTCCGCGCTGGCGGCCGACGGCGATACGGCCGAGGTGGGCCGGATGTCGGCCAGATCGATCCGGCAGACGCTCGCGATCGTGGTCCCGGCGGCGGCCGCGATGATCGCGTTCGCGTACCCGATCGTCTCGCTGATCGCCGGTTACGGCTCCGGCAAGAACAACCTGACGCTGATGTCGTACACGCTGATGACGCTCGCGCTCGGGATCGTGCCGTTCACCATCCAGTACTTCCAGCTCCGCACCTTCTACGCCTTCGAGGACACCCGGACGCCGTTCTTCCTGCAGTGCGTGATCGCGGCCACGAACATCGCGGCCGCGGTGATCGGGGTCCGGGTGCTGCTCGATCAGGCACACCTGCGGTTCAGCGGCGTGATGCTCGGTGCGGCGTACGCACTGGCGTACCTGGTCGCGGTCCTGCTGTCCCGGCCGGTACTGCGCCGCAAGGTGCCGCGGGTGCCGGGCGCCGGGATCGGGCTGCCGCTGCTCGCGATGGTGATCGCGGCGGTCGCCGGGGCGGGCTCGGGGAAGATCGTGCTGTGGATCCTGAGCCTGGCGATCGACTGGTCCGGACCACTCGGCGCGATCCTGGAACTGGCCGTGGCGGCCGTCGTCATGCTCCCGGTGTACGCCGCGGTGTCGCGGGTACTGCGTATCCACGAGGTCAACGATGTGGTGTCCATGGTCACATCGAAGCTGCCGATCCGGCGCTGA
- a CDS encoding DUF6049 family protein: MFRRRLRLSALAGAGLLVAASAATSAAPARSAPNDEPAVQVTIDEFGPVAPKPGQQVVIKGRVTNTSSVTFNAPQALACIDRTKLSSTSALDSIPTEQNLPMDNRDSCRNLTNDSQTFQPFEQPLAPKQTVDFSLTVPWKEWGITDHTGVYVVGVTFRGDPPDSGRVMAGRARILMPVVGKEPLKRQVNTALVVPLRHRPTQLGGRNFANDDLATALGANGSLGRLLALGRERKVTWLVDPAMLDEIRQMTKGYVILGQNGQTTTGSGQAIATAWLKEFDASRARGDQVVLLPYADPDVAGLLDAGAPLKDLVRQARTKTERSGGEQSPTFTNGLWLEGGAAASRYLGTASGGFPGATPDDLNLVSSSSWSRRTRPVLTSTPVYDIRTPESPDHVVRTVIADSSLTYGGPDPDTADSPLQVRQRFAAVTALIAASGQGTASVVAVPPRGWDPDGTATAALAGSLTLRWIKPADVSTIVAATPKPQLADAPVAPVKNGVLSESQLENIKRLDSATTTMQNLLVDPNQLPEVMFQALLRSTSAGWNGYRDEARAFTAIELGSASQQLGKVHLYNASVDRGLRKEIKVNLAGSNGTFPLTIVNDTDWSVRVGIVVTSVNRTDLRIKTPQTVVLPPKGKWTPRINASAEQNGLIRARAEVVNAAGDPVGKPQEILIQASQYGSVGWILVGAACALLFGTSFVRIYRRVRIERRNPAAVSTTEAATTTDDAEPAEESPAHDRPQASDVPPKTPGASLKEGVGSKDG; encoded by the coding sequence GTGTTCAGACGGCGACTGAGGCTCTCCGCACTGGCGGGAGCCGGCCTGTTGGTTGCTGCTTCGGCAGCGACCTCAGCCGCTCCGGCCAGGTCCGCGCCGAACGACGAACCGGCCGTCCAGGTGACGATCGACGAGTTCGGGCCGGTCGCGCCGAAGCCCGGTCAGCAGGTCGTGATCAAGGGCCGGGTGACGAACACCAGCTCGGTCACCTTCAATGCCCCGCAGGCGCTGGCTTGTATCGACCGGACCAAGCTGTCCAGCACCTCGGCCCTGGACTCGATCCCGACCGAGCAGAACCTCCCGATGGACAACCGGGACAGCTGCCGGAACCTGACCAACGACAGCCAGACCTTCCAGCCGTTCGAGCAGCCGCTGGCCCCGAAGCAGACCGTCGACTTCTCGCTGACCGTGCCGTGGAAGGAATGGGGTATCACCGACCACACCGGCGTGTACGTCGTCGGCGTCACCTTCCGCGGCGACCCGCCGGACAGCGGCCGGGTGATGGCCGGGCGGGCCCGGATCCTGATGCCGGTGGTCGGCAAGGAGCCGTTGAAGCGGCAGGTCAACACCGCCCTCGTCGTACCGCTGCGGCACCGCCCGACCCAGCTCGGCGGCCGGAACTTCGCCAACGACGACCTGGCCACGGCGCTCGGCGCGAACGGCTCACTCGGCCGGTTGCTGGCTCTCGGCCGGGAACGCAAGGTCACCTGGCTGGTCGACCCCGCGATGCTGGACGAGATCCGGCAGATGACCAAGGGGTACGTGATCCTCGGCCAGAACGGCCAGACCACGACCGGCAGCGGTCAGGCGATCGCGACCGCCTGGCTGAAGGAGTTCGACGCGAGCCGGGCGCGCGGCGACCAGGTCGTGCTGCTGCCGTACGCCGACCCGGACGTCGCCGGCCTCCTCGATGCGGGCGCCCCGCTGAAGGACCTGGTCAGGCAGGCCCGGACGAAGACCGAGCGATCCGGCGGCGAACAGTCCCCGACCTTCACCAACGGCCTCTGGCTCGAGGGCGGCGCGGCCGCAAGCCGCTACCTGGGCACCGCGTCCGGCGGTTTCCCGGGCGCCACCCCGGACGACCTGAACCTGGTCAGCAGCTCGTCCTGGTCCCGGCGTACCCGCCCGGTCCTCACCAGCACCCCGGTGTACGACATCCGCACGCCGGAAAGCCCCGATCACGTCGTCCGGACCGTGATCGCGGACTCCTCGCTCACCTACGGCGGCCCGGACCCGGACACCGCCGACAGCCCGCTCCAGGTGCGGCAACGGTTCGCCGCCGTCACCGCCCTGATCGCGGCCTCGGGCCAGGGCACCGCCTCGGTGGTCGCCGTACCGCCACGCGGGTGGGATCCGGACGGCACGGCGACCGCGGCGCTCGCGGGCAGCCTGACACTGCGGTGGATCAAGCCGGCCGACGTCAGCACGATCGTCGCGGCTACCCCGAAGCCACAGCTCGCCGACGCCCCGGTGGCCCCGGTGAAGAACGGCGTACTGTCCGAGTCCCAGCTCGAGAACATCAAGCGTCTCGACAGCGCGACCACCACGATGCAGAACCTGCTGGTCGACCCCAATCAGCTGCCCGAGGTGATGTTCCAGGCGCTGCTGCGGTCCACCTCGGCGGGCTGGAACGGCTACCGCGACGAGGCCCGGGCCTTCACCGCGATCGAGCTCGGATCGGCGAGCCAGCAACTCGGCAAGGTGCATCTGTACAACGCCAGTGTGGACCGCGGGCTGCGCAAGGAGATCAAGGTCAATCTGGCGGGCAGCAATGGCACCTTCCCGCTGACGATCGTGAACGACACCGACTGGTCGGTCCGCGTCGGCATCGTGGTCACATCGGTGAACCGGACCGACCTGCGGATCAAGACACCGCAGACCGTCGTCCTGCCCCCGAAGGGGAAGTGGACGCCGCGGATCAACGCCAGCGCGGAGCAGAACGGCCTGATCCGGGCCCGGGCCGAGGTGGTGAACGCGGCCGGCGATCCGGTAGGCAAGCCGCAGGAGATCCTGATCCAGGCCAGTCAGTACGGCAGCGTCGGCTGGATCCTGGTCGGTGCCGCCTGCGCACTGCTGTTCGGTACGTCGTTCGTCCGGATCTACCGGCGGGTCCGGATCGAGCGCCGCAACCCGGCGGCGGTCAGCACCACCGAAGCGGCCACCACGACCGACGACGCCGAACCGGCCGAGGAATCCCCCGCCCACGATCGCCCGCAGGCGAGCGACGTACCCCCGAAAACGCCGGGTGCGTCACTGAAAGAAGGAGTCGGTTCGAAGGATGGCTGA